AGTGTTGCCCTGTTGCACTACACgccctacaaaaataaaaaatgcgtTTGTGgttctatttttcttcttaaaaatgcGTATAAATACTCAAAGTATCAAGACtaaaaacattagttttttAACTCTAATTCAATCAACATGAAAGTAAGTAACAATGGGAAACCAAAtcctcaaatttgaataataaattgaccatactttatttttcttgacaGTCCTTCATTGCCTTATCTGCTCTTTTGGCTGTTGCCATGTCCGCTCCCGCTGATCCCTACAGACCAGCTCCTTACCATCCAGCTCCTGCTCCTTATCATCCTGCTCCAGCCTACAAACCCGCTCCCTACCACCCAACTCCTTCTTACAAGGAAGATCCCGCCGTCTACCAATACCAATATGCTGTCAGTGATGAATATGCTGGACTCAACTTTGGAGCTGATGAGGCCCGTGATGGATACTCCACCCAAGGAAAGTACTCTGTTGCCCTTCCCGACGGTCGCATCCAAACTGTGTCCTACAACGTTGCTGATGCTTACTCTGGTTATGTTGCTGACGTTACCTACTCCGGAGAGGCCAAATACGAGCCATACCACCCTGCACCATCTCCTTACAAGCCCGCTCCCGTCTACCATGCTGCTCCAGCTCCCTACAAGCCAGCTCCCGTCTACCACCCTGCTCCCGTCTACCACGCTTAAGCTTCAttctgataatatttattagtttacttatttatttttaatgctaaataaatttatttcaaactaaTTTGATCTCTTTAGTCATTAATGTAacatgtaaaaaagttttttattttcgaatgCTCAAGTGGTGTTTAATGATTTTATACCGTGATTAATCAGTTTTCAATACTCAGTATTTAGAgtgaatttacatataatttacacttatagttttttcatagaaaaacagAAACAGACGCTCTATTTTTAAGGATCAGTCATTGAATTCTAGAGTCAAAGAATGTTGACTTATAATTTTCATTCCCACACAAGGGGAATCCAAAACAAAGGATGggttgaaaaaatgaaaaaaaatataaatatagtttcaaGGTCAAAACTTCATGGATGatccaaaaacattattttttcaattttcttaattactaacttgattttttaacagTTTCAATTATTCTTTGGTATAAAAACAGTTACAATAAAATACCATCCTGTATTTACGTGTAACTTAATAAAAAGCTACGGAATTTTGAAATGTCAAAATAGATTCCAATATTACCAGACAGGCTATTATTCGCGTTTGAGGCAAACCAGTTGTTTTGACAATTGTctatattttgggcatgttaaaaaaaaaaactgaatctCAACCTGGCAAcctttataatttgaaaaatgatttgaaggagaacagcttagctggcATGACCTTTCATTAGGTCAACTATAATTAGCTGTGACAAGTAAGGAGGGAGAGAAGaacataaacataaatgaataaataaatgactttctttttttaagatttacaaTAGAAAAATCCTTCCGAGAAAGGATTaatttctcaaataattatttaagaaaatcgAAGTCTGCCATATAAAAACTGGATGTTTGATatggaagaaattattctagATATTGGTAGTAAAAAATAGTACGCTTCACATTTATCTAAGGCTATTAAGtacctatatttaaataaaaaaaaaacctgacatACCAGCATTTTTTGTTCACTAAATTATATCAAAGACAAGGATCCTCACTGAACTTCAAAAGCAAGCAGCTGAACTATTTACTTGACTCTACATCAAATGGTGTTTAGGAGGCTAAACTTGTATGGACATCAGTCTTAAGACAATCCAACACtacttattatacaaacttgtaatgaaaattatttcaaaatcagtATTggtataaattcaattatttaaattttacaacacTGAGATGATTGTATTAAAAATCCGGTAAATACTCGCTTAAGTTTAAATCTTCTCaggcatacattattttaaataatttatcatgaataaaatatttgttttttcttccctaaaatgaacaacaaaagaaaaatagaaaaaagaacactttcaaaaataatttatcctatttaacaactcaaaaaattttttgttcacTAAATTATATCAAAGACAAGGATCCCTCACTGAACTGCAAACAAGCCTTACAATAGaaaataaccaaatatattACGAGGTTTTTTTTCTGAAGCATTAACTTTCCTTCTCGATACTCCAATAACAAAATGAAAGAAGCAGCTTTTTTCTAAAACTCTCttcaaattgattataaattacCTTAGAATTTGGAAAACttgaaaattactaaaaacatgaataaatttgtatacaGGAATTACTGCTACATTATGTTTTACTGGACTTCAATAATCAGgccttattttttgtatatttgtcaaatttataacaGACTATTTAGAATGTAAGTTAGTCTTCAAttaacagaatatatatttattgaaatgtatttctatGTGAAAAAGCTATTAACATTTTGATAAGTAGGAGAAACAAGGgcgtttaaaataaaatccacttttttggtattttacTTAGCGTGTAGaaaggatattattattattttatttttttgcaaagttcaaAACGATACGCAACTTTTATCACTAATTTATcgttataattaaaacataattaaattcgccatatttaattcttgatgaactcataatttcaaatcattttaagTTGAATGCTGTTCTCtacgtcataaataatttaaaaatgggaaATATACTTCCTGTTTTTCCTGGAATGCATATGTCTCAAGTTGCTTACACCAACTACATTTGTAATTTAGCACCTTCTCATTAAATACTCGGCCAATTACTCAATTAAGCTCTTCactaacatatttttcattttaatttacattttttttaaatgcttttcaGTTTCGTCCTAAAACGTTATTTctgattttatataattctttattatcttgataatgacttt
The genomic region above belongs to Lepeophtheirus salmonis chromosome 8, UVic_Lsal_1.4, whole genome shotgun sequence and contains:
- the LOC121123298 gene encoding uncharacterized protein, with translation MKSFIALSALLAVAMSAPADPYRPAPYHPAPAPYHPAPAYKPAPYHPTPSYKEDPAVYQYQYAVSDEYAGLNFGADEARDGYSTQGKYSVALPDGRIQTVSYNVADAYSGYVADVTYSGEAKYEPYHPAPSPYKPAPVYHAAPAPYKPAPVYHPAPVYHA